Genomic window (Pseudomonas sp. L5B5):
AAGGCCCGGCCAGAAGCCAAAAAGGGTTCCAGGAGCAGTCCCGGAACCCTTTTTTCATGGTTCGCCGACAGCTCAGAACACCGTCAGGTCCAACGGCCGCAGCGCCCCCATCCAGATTGCATGGTCAGTGTGATCCAGCAGGTCATCACCGGTATCCGGGTGCAGGAACACCACCAGCCCCTGGCGATTGAGCGCCAGCCAGGGCACCACCTCGCCGAACAGCCCCGGCTTGAAGGCCAGTTGGCAGCTCCAGTCTGGATGCGGCCCCACCAGCCGCTCGTGGACCCGGCCCATCTGCAGGCCGAACCGTTGCGCCGCCTGCTCGCACAATGCCCGGGCCTGGTCGATGGTGCTGGCGTCAAAGTAGACATGGGCGTGATAACCCTTGATTCGTTGCATGCAAACCCTCGCGATATAAGACGAACCCTCTGGGCCCGCCACAGGTCACAACCCTACCTGTAGTAAACAAGGAGGCCTGGCCATGAAAAATGCCGAAACCCCAGTGATCAAGCTAGTGCTCTATGGTGCCATGAGCAGCCTG
Coding sequences:
- a CDS encoding DOPA 4,5-dioxygenase family protein; translated protein: MQRIKGYHAHVYFDASTIDQARALCEQAAQRFGLQMGRVHERLVGPHPDWSCQLAFKPGLFGEVVPWLALNRQGLVVFLHPDTGDDLLDHTDHAIWMGALRPLDLTVF